The following are encoded together in the Primulina tabacum isolate GXHZ01 chromosome 18, ASM2559414v2, whole genome shotgun sequence genome:
- the LOC142533773 gene encoding putative lysophospholipase BODYGUARD 3, which translates to MGTKDKIKPFFTSSGRFLNEISSFLVFTLLDILDFVLCYMYKMADFFMEAEFKSCYCWPEKEAITSYNGKIVVSEQRESRTLHLTWNKLQLEEISDTLYTRPSLLSDISKFSIKHSTKKLNRRAGAVRSTYTVNSTSVQMLQEKVTNPKQRFPIPRWSDCDCMTCTSWMTCSKNALFVKVDEPQENVQENVLFIHGFISSSAFWTETLYPNFSKDAKSKYRLLAVDLLGFGRSPKPNDSLYTLREHLEMIERSVLEPYNVKSFHIVAHSLGCILALALAVKHPASVKSLTLLAPPYFPAPKGEQPAQYTMRKVAPRRVWPLISFGASVACWYEHLGRTVCILLAKNHRLWDFLTKLITRNRIRTYLIEGFFCHTHTAAWHTLHNIICGAAAKMEGYLDEVNNTLKCDITIYHGEDDELIPVECSYNVKSRIPRSHVKIVENKDHITIVVGRQKTFARELEEIWKKACG; encoded by the exons ATGGGAACTAAGGACAAAATCAAACCATTTTTTACGTCGTCAGGCAGATTCTTGAATGAAATCTCGAGTTTTCTAGTGTTCACTCTGCTAGACATCTTAGATTTCGTGCTGTGCTACATGTACAAAATGGCTGATTTTTTCATGGAAGCAGAATTCAAGTCCTGTTATTGCTGGCCAGAAAAAGAAGCAATCACATCTTACAATGGCAAGATCgtagtatcagagcaaagggAATCGAGAACACTTCATTTAACTTGGAACAAACTGCAACTCGAAGAAATTTCCGACACCCTTTACACACGCCCCTCGTTATTGTCCGACATATCGAAGTTTAGTATCAAACATTCCACAAAAAAGCTCAACAGAAGAGCCGGAGCCGTACGATCCACGTATACGGTTAATTCGACCAGTGTTCAAATGCTGCAAGAGAAGGTTACTAATCCGAAGCAGAGATTCCCTATTCCAAGGTGGTCTGATTGCGATTGCATGACTTGCACTTCTTGGATGACGTGTAGTAAAAACGCACTTTTTGTCAAAGTTGATGAACCCCAAG AAAATGTGCAAGAAAATGTGTTGTTCATTCATGGATTCATATCGTCGTCAGCGTTTTGGACCGAAACATTGTACCCGAACTTCTCAAAGGATGCAAAATCAAAGTATAGATTACTTGCAGTGGATCTGCTTGGCTTTGGGAGAAGCCCAAAACCGAATGATTCTTTGTACACTTTAAGGGAACATTTGGAGATGATCGAGAGATCTGTTCTCGAACCTTACAATGTGAAATCTTTCCACATTGTGGCACATTCTTTGGGCTGCATTTTAGCTCTCGCACTTGCTGTCAAGCATCCGGCCTCCGTCAAGTCATTAACTTTGCTTGCTCCG CCATATTTTCCAGCTCCAAAGGGCGAGCAACCTGCACAGTACACCATGAGGAAAGTGGCTCCACGGCGCGTGTGGCCACTCATTTCTTTTGGAGCGTCGGTTGCTTGCTGGTACGAGCACCTCGGCCGCACCGTCTGTATACTTCTGGCCAAGAACCACCGTCTCTGGGATTTTCTTACTAAATTGATCACCAGGAACAG GATTAGAACATACTTGATCGAGGGATTCTTCTGTCACACACACACCGCAGCATGGCATACGCTACACAACATAATCTGTGGTGCCGCCGCGAAGATGGAAGGATACTTGGACGAGGTCAATAATACACTGAAATGCGACATCACCATATATCATGGCGAAGACGACGAGCTGATCCCAGTTGAATGCAGTTACAATGTTAAATCCAGGATCCCACGATCCCACGTTAAAATTGTCGAAAACAAAGATCATATTACCATAGTTGTCGGGAGGCAGAAAACTTTTGCCAGGGAGCTGGAAGAAATATGGAAGAAAGCGTGTGGTTGA
- the LOC142533043 gene encoding metal-nicotianamine transporter YSL1-like isoform X2, with the protein MNIESGSNSMKEIEKEEHEELEHEAEDPKRLQPWNKHITVRGIVASILIGSIFSVIAMKLNLTTGITPHLNVSAALLAFIFIRTWTKVLQKMGIATVPFTKQENTLIQTCVVACYGIAIGGGFGSYLLGMNKKTFEQSGGLNSLGNTASSIKEPGIGWMTGFLFLVCFIGLFVLIPLRKILIIDYKLTFPSGMATGILINGFHSSGDKMAKKLVRNFLKSSSFSFLWAFFQWFYTGKDECGFAQFPTFGLQAWRQTFYFDFSTTYVGTGMICSHIVNISLLLGAVLSYGMMWPLITRLKGDWFPANIPESSMKSLNGYKVFISIALLLGDGLYNFVKILRVTMVNFHSKLKTRSLNSGEVDEDKALSSVKQDEMFIGEKIPLWLGGLGYLMLAIISVISIPFIFPELKWYYVMVAYVFAPSLAFCNAYGAGLTDINMAYNYGKVGLFIIAALAGKEHGVLAGLAACGLCKSIINVSCILMQDFKTGHLTLTSPRAMLFSQAIGTALGCIVSPLTFLLFYKAFDIGNPDGEFKAPYAIIYRNLAIIGVQGFSALPQHCLQLCYGFFAFAVTVNLVKDLLPERIGKWMPLPTAMAVPFLIGGYFAIDMCLGSLVVFVWEKMDSKKAEMMVPAVASGLICGEGIWILPASILSLVKVTPPICMKFIPS; encoded by the exons ATGAATATCGAAAGTGGATCAAATTCAATGAAAGAAATTGAAAAGGAGGAGCATGAAGAATTGGAACATGAAGCCGAGGATCCGAAAAGACTTCAACCATGGAATAAACATATTACTGTTCGTGGCATCGTTGCAAGCATATTGATCGGATCAATCTTTAGTGTGATAGCGATGAAGTTAAATCTTACCACGGGGATAACACCTCACCTCAATGTTTCAGCAGCACTTCTTGCATTCATTTTCATTAGGACATGGACCAAAGTGCTTCAGAAAATGGGGATCGCCACGGTTCCTTTTACAAAACAGGAGAATACCTTGATTCAGACTTGTGTTGTTGCATGTTACGGCATTGCAATTGGAG GTGGGTTTGGATCTTATCTGTTGGGAATGAACAAGAAAACGTTTGAGCAATCAGGTGGCCTAAATAGTTTAGGAAACACAGCAAGCAGTATTAAGGAACCGGGGATTGGTTGGATGACTGGTTTCCTTTTTTTAGTTTGTTTCATCGGGCTTTTTGTGCTGATTCCTCTCCGTAAA ATCTTGATAATTGACTACAAGTTGACTTTTCCAAGTGGCATGGCAACTGGAATTCTGATTAATGGATTCCACAGCAGTGGAGACAAAATGGCTAA GAAGTTGGTGAGGAATTTCCTCAAATCATCCTCTTTTAGTTTCCTGTGGGCTTTCTTTCAGTGGTTTTACACTGGAAAAGATGAATGTGGCTTCGCACAGTTCCCTACCTTCGGATTGCAAGCATGGCGGCAAAC ATTTTACTTTGATTTTAGCACGACTTACGTGGGAACTGGAATGATATGTTCTCACATTGTTAATATATCATTACTTCTTGGAGCTGTGCTTTCATATGGTATGATGTGGCCACTAATTACAAGGCTTAAAGGAGATTGGTTTCCCGCAAATATACCAGAAAGCAGCATGAAGAGTCTTAATGGCTACAAG GTTTTCATATCTATTGCTCTCCTTCTAGGTGATGGCCTCTACAATTTTGTCAAGATTTTACGCGTTACAATGGTTAATTTTCATAGCAAGCTTAAAACCAGAAGTCTCAACTCGG GAGAAGTTGATGAAGACAAGGCCTTAAGTTCTGTAAAGCAAGATGAGATGTTCATTGGAGAAAAAATACCTCTGTGGCTAGGCGGCTTGGGTTACCTAATGCTAGCCAtaatatctgtcatttcaattCCTTTCATTTTCCCCGAACTCAAATGGTACTACGTTATGGTAGCCTATGTTTTTGCGCCATCTCTAGCCTTCTGCAATGCCTATGGAGCTGGATTAACCGACATCAACATGGCATACAATTACGGGAAAGTGGGATTGTTCATTATTGCTGCATTAGCCGGAAAAGAGCACGGAGTCTTAGCTGGATTGGCAGCCTGTGGACTGTGCAAATCCATTATCAACGTTTCCTGTATTCTAATGCAAGATTTCAAAACTGGCCATCTCACTCTAACATCTCCAAGAGCCATGCTTTTTAGTCAAGCCATTGGAACGGCTTTAGGGTGTATTGTTTCACCTCTGACTTTCCTCTTATTCTACAAGGCATTTGATATAGGCAATCCAGATGGAGAATTCAAGGCTCCATATGCTATTATATACCGAAACTTGGCTATCATCGGTGTCCAAGGCTTCTCAGCATTGCCTCAACATTGCTTGCAGCTCTGTTATGGGTTCTTTGCTTTCGCTGTCACGGTAAATTTGGTTAAAGATCTTTTACCAGAGAGAATAGGGAAATGGATGCCACTTCCGACTGCTATGGCGGTTCCATTCTTGATTGGTGGGTATTTTGCCATTGATATGTGTCTGGGGAGTCTGGTGGTGTTTGTGTGGGAGAAGATGGATTCGAAGAAGGCGGAGATGATGGTTCCGGCGGTGGCTTCTGGTTTGATATGTGGGGAAGGAATTTGGATTCTTCCGGCATCGATTTTGTCTTTGGTTAAGGTGACTCCACCTATCTGCATGAAGTTCATACCTTCTTAG
- the LOC142532458 gene encoding uncharacterized protein LOC142532458 codes for MRLWNPWIMWSLWRYRNEKLWKGVSRPPHTTVSLGFEMVMNWNQAQRKSIGGQTAISRQDADDRWTKPPDPSMKCNVDAALFNEQRATGFGTVVRDSTGKFMVSKICVTSGLFDVKEAEALALLDAIQWTSSLELQDVIFEMDSETVVKAIRTRNVDYTEFGSIISGCCQILEAHPSFKIQHARRQANMVAHKLARAAISFVNLLLRIILQILYVTQSTTMLRTMND; via the exons ATGAGACTTTGGAATCCTTGGA TTATGTGGAGTTTGTGGAGATATAGAAATGAGAAGCTATGGAAAGGAGTATCTAGACCACCACATACCACCGTTTCACTCGGCTTTGAAATGGTAATGAACTGGAACCAAGCTCAAAGGAAATCTATAGGAGGACAGACTGCCATATCTCGCCAGGATGCAGATGATCGATGGACGAAACCACCCGATCCATCTATGAAGTGCAATGTCGATGCAGCCTTGTTTAATGAACAACGAGCAACTGGTTTTGGAACTGTGGTAAGAGACTCAACGGGGAAATTCATGGTGAGCAAAATCTGTGTGACAAGTGGACTGTTTGATGTTAAAGAGGCCGAAGCACTCGCTCTTCTTGATGCTATTCAATGGACATCTTCATTGGAACTCCAGGATGTTATTTTTGAGATGGACTCAGAGACGGTGGTCAAAGCAATAAGAACACGGAATGTCGACTACACAGAATTTGGCTCGATTATCTCCGGATGCTGTCAAATTTTAGAAGCTCATCCTTCTTTCAAAATTCAACATGCTAGAAGACAAGCAAATATGGTGGCTCACAAATTGGCACGCGCGGCAATATCTTTTGTTAATCTTTTATTACGTATCATCCTCCAGATATTATATGTAACTCAATCAACCACGATGTTGAGAACAATGAATGATTAA
- the LOC142532885 gene encoding endoglucanase 1-like has translation MSSSSSTLNVNMHVRCFSLYFLILSCSAFTSQDYSEALEKSILFFEGQRSGRLPPNQHLKWRGDSGLSDGSTNHVDLVGGYYDAGDNVKFGLPMAFTTTLLAWSVIEFGSSMQNQKENAIAALRWGTDYLLKAATATPATLYVQVGEPNMDHRCWERPEDMDTPRNVYKVSPKNPGSDVAAETAAALAAASIVFKDSDPPYSKKLLNTAMKVFDFADRYKGAYSDSLGSVVCPFYCSYSGYHDELLWGASWIHKASENTSYLAYIQSNGVTLGADEDDYSFSWDDKRAGTKVLLSKGFLELNIQEFQLYKVHSDNYICSLIPGSPNFQAQYTPGGLFYKESESNLQYVTTSTFLILTYAKYLNLNGGVISCGTSAITSENLVAIAKKQVDYILGENPSKMSYMVGFGQRYPSRIHHRGSSLPSVHDHSAHIGCGDGFRYLYTASPNPNVLVGAIVGGPDNRDNFSNDRNNYQQSEPATYINAPFVGVLAFFSQ, from the exons atgtcatCTTCCTCCTCAACATTAAATGTTAACATGCATGTTCGTTGCTTCTCTCTATACTTTCTTATTCTATCTTGCTCTGCATTCACTTCCCAAGATTATTCGGAAGCCCTCGAGAAATCGATCCTCTTTTTTGAGGGCCAGAGATCAGGAAGATTACCCCCGAATCAACATCTCAAGTGGAGGGGTGATTCAGGGCTATCTGATGGCTCTACTAACCAT GTTGACCTCGTTGGAGGATACTATGATGCAGGGGACAATGTCAAATTTGGATTGCCAATGGCTTTTACAACCACACTTCTAGCTTGGAGTGTCATTGAATTTGGTTCCTCTATGCAAAATCAGAAAGAAAACGCGATTGCCGCCCTTCGCTGGGGCACGGATTATCTCTTAAAAGCAGCCACAGCCACTCCAGCCACCTTATACGTTCAG GTGGGAGAGCCTAACATGGATCATCGTTGCTGGGAAAGACCCGAGGATATGGACACACCACGCAATGTGTACAAGGTTTCGCCTAAGAATCCTGGGTCCGATGTAGCAGCCGAGACAGCTGCAGCACTGGCGGCTGCCTCTATCGTGTTCAAAGATTCAGATCCTCCTTATTCCAAGAAACTACTCAACACTGCAATGAAG GTTTTTGATTTTGCTGATCGGTACAAAGGTGCTTACAGCGATTCTCTTGGTTCCGTAGTTTGTCCATTTTACTGCTCCTATTCAGGATATCAT GATGAGCTTTTGTGGGGAGCATCATGGATTCATAAAGCTTCTGAAAATACCTCGTATTTGGCTTACATTCAGTCAAATGGTGTCACACTTGGGGCCGATGAAGACGATTACTCGTTTAGTTGGGATGACAAGCGGGCTGGAACCAAAGTTTTACTCTCCAAG GGCTTCTTAGAATTGAATATTCAAGAATTTCAACTGTACAAAGTGCATTCAGACAATTATATTTGTTCTCTGATTCCTGGATCACCAAATTTCCAGGCACAGTATACTCCAG GGGGACTTTTCTACAAGGAAAGTGAAAGCAACCTCCAATACGTAACCACATCAACCTTCCTCATTCTAACGTATGCCAAATATCTCAACTTAAATGGAGGAGTGATCTCTTGTGGGACTTCTGCCATCACCTCAGAAAACCTCGTCGCCATAGCCAAGAAGCAGGTCGACTACATATTAGGCGAAAATCCGTCCAAAATGTCATATATGGTTGGATTCGGGCAGAGATATCCGTCACGCATACATCACAGAGGTTCTTCTTTACCATCTGTGCATGATCACTCAGCTCACATCGGATGTGGCGATGGATTCCGGTACCTGTACACGGCTTCGCCTAATCCAAATGTTCTTGTAGGAGCCATCGTAGGTGGTCCAGACAATCGAGATAATTTTTCGAATGACAGAAATAATTATCAACAATCTGAGCCAGCTACTTATATCAATGCTCCATTTGTTGGAGTCTTGGCTTTCTTTTCACAATAA
- the LOC142533935 gene encoding growth-regulating factor 8-like, producing MMKNRNEMKSTSTEYSDFGLALKIQAESSEFEKTRAFPLNQYQFTPSAAGGGRGGGPFFWDISSVQACGTDEFYAAGTAGGGGLAASENSLFTASQLHELERQQIIQKYMMASIPVPHELMLPFSRTSSSLAGAPQSKMCVASGSGVDSRFSSSKLDPEPWRCRRTDGKKWRCARNTAAEQRYCERHSHKNKPRSRKHVEAKCSTQSLQAPSASQFPVMVPGVGTVPYDQSRRMRGGSSGTAIPVSTCNYGQQMHQIASRLDLMNRDHTHHQKNVSQSQALHKQDFTAPVANRFEFSRGEYCNSLVPSKMTSFQENLSLNSNRPHTTPPHFIDAWEQEGIKGLSPSSLTLSMSWNRNDEGNENDRDFGVGINESEIPGGPLGEALCLGNASNSNFLSPSDYTYTSNSCEDGSHASKFFR from the exons ATGATGAAGAACAGAAACGAAATGAAATCAACGTCAACGGAGTACTCTGACTTTGGGCTGGCTTTGAAGATACAGGCTGAATCGTCGGAATTCGAAAAGACCAGGGCTTTTCCCCTCAATCAATATCAGTTTACCCCTTCTGCCGCAGGCGGCGGCCGCGGCGGTGGACCTTTCTTTTGGGACATTTCAAGTGTCCAGGCATGTGGCACTGATGAATTCTATGCTGCTGGTACCGCAG GAGGCGGCGGTTTGGCAGCGTCTGAAAATTCTTTATTCACGGCCTCTCAGTTGCATGAATTAGAAAGACAGCAGATCATACAGAAGTACATGATGGCCTCTATACCTGTTCCTCATGAATTAATGTTACCTTTTTCAAGAACATCATCATCTCTTGCGGGTGCCCCACAGTCTAAGA TGTGTGTGGCATCCGGTTCTGGTGTGGATTCAAGATTTTCATCTAGTAAGTTGGATCCAGAGCCATGGAGGTGCAGAAGAACAGATGGTAAAAAATGGAGATGCGCGAGAAACACGGCGGCTGAACAGAGATATTGCGAGCGCCATTCCCACAAGAACAAACCCCGTTCAAGAAAGCATGTGGAAGCTAAATGTAGTACGCAGTCCCTTCAAGCCCCATCAGCCTCTCAGTTCCCTGTGATGGTCCCTGGAGTTGGTACCGTACCATACGACCAATCTAG ACGCATGAGAGGTGGCAGCAGCGGCACCGCTATTCCTGTCTCTACGTGTAATTACGGACAACAAATGCACCAGATAGCGTCAAGATTGGACCTAATGAATAGAGACCACACACACCACCAAAAGAATGTGTCCCAATCTCAAGCACTGCATAAACAAGATTTCACAGCCCCTGTCGCGAATAGATTTGAATTCAGTCGTGGGGAGTACTGCAATTCACTTGTCCCTTCCAAAATGACATCTTTTCAAGAGAATTTGTCTCTGAATTCTAACAGACCCCACACAACACCACCACATTTCATTGACGCTTGGGAACAAGAAGGGATTAAAGGGCTGTCACCGTCTTCTTTGACATTATCCATGTCGTGGAATCGGAATGATGAAGGGAATGAAAATGACCGTGATTTCGGAGTTGGGATTAACGAGTCCGAGATACCTGGTGGACCATTGGGTGAAGCATTGTGTCTTGGAAATGCTAGTAATTCAAATTTCCTATCGCCAAGTGACTATACCTACACTAGTAACTCATGTGAAGATGGTAGTCATGCATCCAAATTTTTTCGTTGA
- the LOC142533043 gene encoding metal-nicotianamine transporter YSL1-like isoform X1 codes for MNIESGSNSMKEIEKEEHEELEHEAEDPKRLQPWNKHITVRGIVASILIGSIFSVIAMKLNLTTGITPHLNVSAALLAFIFIRTWTKVLQKMGIATVPFTKQENTLIQTCVVACYGIAIGGGFGSYLLGMNKKTFEQSGGLNSLGNTASSIKEPGIGWMTGFLFLVCFIGLFVLIPLRKILIIDYKLTFPSGMATGILINGFHSSGDKMAKKLVRNFLKSSSFSFLWAFFQWFYTGKDECGFAQFPTFGLQAWRQTFYFDFSTTYVGTGMICSHIVNISLLLGAVLSYGMMWPLITRLKGDWFPANIPESSMKSLNGYKVFISIALLLGDGLYNFVKILRVTMVNFHSKLKTRSLNSVGEVDEDKALSSVKQDEMFIGEKIPLWLGGLGYLMLAIISVISIPFIFPELKWYYVMVAYVFAPSLAFCNAYGAGLTDINMAYNYGKVGLFIIAALAGKEHGVLAGLAACGLCKSIINVSCILMQDFKTGHLTLTSPRAMLFSQAIGTALGCIVSPLTFLLFYKAFDIGNPDGEFKAPYAIIYRNLAIIGVQGFSALPQHCLQLCYGFFAFAVTVNLVKDLLPERIGKWMPLPTAMAVPFLIGGYFAIDMCLGSLVVFVWEKMDSKKAEMMVPAVASGLICGEGIWILPASILSLVKVTPPICMKFIPS; via the exons ATGAATATCGAAAGTGGATCAAATTCAATGAAAGAAATTGAAAAGGAGGAGCATGAAGAATTGGAACATGAAGCCGAGGATCCGAAAAGACTTCAACCATGGAATAAACATATTACTGTTCGTGGCATCGTTGCAAGCATATTGATCGGATCAATCTTTAGTGTGATAGCGATGAAGTTAAATCTTACCACGGGGATAACACCTCACCTCAATGTTTCAGCAGCACTTCTTGCATTCATTTTCATTAGGACATGGACCAAAGTGCTTCAGAAAATGGGGATCGCCACGGTTCCTTTTACAAAACAGGAGAATACCTTGATTCAGACTTGTGTTGTTGCATGTTACGGCATTGCAATTGGAG GTGGGTTTGGATCTTATCTGTTGGGAATGAACAAGAAAACGTTTGAGCAATCAGGTGGCCTAAATAGTTTAGGAAACACAGCAAGCAGTATTAAGGAACCGGGGATTGGTTGGATGACTGGTTTCCTTTTTTTAGTTTGTTTCATCGGGCTTTTTGTGCTGATTCCTCTCCGTAAA ATCTTGATAATTGACTACAAGTTGACTTTTCCAAGTGGCATGGCAACTGGAATTCTGATTAATGGATTCCACAGCAGTGGAGACAAAATGGCTAA GAAGTTGGTGAGGAATTTCCTCAAATCATCCTCTTTTAGTTTCCTGTGGGCTTTCTTTCAGTGGTTTTACACTGGAAAAGATGAATGTGGCTTCGCACAGTTCCCTACCTTCGGATTGCAAGCATGGCGGCAAAC ATTTTACTTTGATTTTAGCACGACTTACGTGGGAACTGGAATGATATGTTCTCACATTGTTAATATATCATTACTTCTTGGAGCTGTGCTTTCATATGGTATGATGTGGCCACTAATTACAAGGCTTAAAGGAGATTGGTTTCCCGCAAATATACCAGAAAGCAGCATGAAGAGTCTTAATGGCTACAAG GTTTTCATATCTATTGCTCTCCTTCTAGGTGATGGCCTCTACAATTTTGTCAAGATTTTACGCGTTACAATGGTTAATTTTCATAGCAAGCTTAAAACCAGAAGTCTCAACTCGG TAGGAGAAGTTGATGAAGACAAGGCCTTAAGTTCTGTAAAGCAAGATGAGATGTTCATTGGAGAAAAAATACCTCTGTGGCTAGGCGGCTTGGGTTACCTAATGCTAGCCAtaatatctgtcatttcaattCCTTTCATTTTCCCCGAACTCAAATGGTACTACGTTATGGTAGCCTATGTTTTTGCGCCATCTCTAGCCTTCTGCAATGCCTATGGAGCTGGATTAACCGACATCAACATGGCATACAATTACGGGAAAGTGGGATTGTTCATTATTGCTGCATTAGCCGGAAAAGAGCACGGAGTCTTAGCTGGATTGGCAGCCTGTGGACTGTGCAAATCCATTATCAACGTTTCCTGTATTCTAATGCAAGATTTCAAAACTGGCCATCTCACTCTAACATCTCCAAGAGCCATGCTTTTTAGTCAAGCCATTGGAACGGCTTTAGGGTGTATTGTTTCACCTCTGACTTTCCTCTTATTCTACAAGGCATTTGATATAGGCAATCCAGATGGAGAATTCAAGGCTCCATATGCTATTATATACCGAAACTTGGCTATCATCGGTGTCCAAGGCTTCTCAGCATTGCCTCAACATTGCTTGCAGCTCTGTTATGGGTTCTTTGCTTTCGCTGTCACGGTAAATTTGGTTAAAGATCTTTTACCAGAGAGAATAGGGAAATGGATGCCACTTCCGACTGCTATGGCGGTTCCATTCTTGATTGGTGGGTATTTTGCCATTGATATGTGTCTGGGGAGTCTGGTGGTGTTTGTGTGGGAGAAGATGGATTCGAAGAAGGCGGAGATGATGGTTCCGGCGGTGGCTTCTGGTTTGATATGTGGGGAAGGAATTTGGATTCTTCCGGCATCGATTTTGTCTTTGGTTAAGGTGACTCCACCTATCTGCATGAAGTTCATACCTTCTTAG